From one Melioribacteraceae bacterium genomic stretch:
- a CDS encoding ROK family protein has product MQNKYLITVDLGGTKILSALINSKNEIVDRYKEPTKITGEIDPIIEGIADTVKYLLKNNSLEEKDIKAICLGVPGTVSPITGIIGNAPNLGITNFNIREALSKYFNIPILVENDVNLAGLGIKFAELKDEVKNMLVVFVGTGIGAALFVDGSLYRGSSFYAGEIGHIKVDSKGKVNTTKGSTFENIASRTAVVDSIVKDIKKGKKSELSDLVKSGKRIKSKSIKAAVASDDKVVVKHLTRSAKVIGNVLGSITTLLNLDTIILGGGVIEAMSDFMMPKIGKAFQKSVLAEPGKIVTLDYTKLGDDAPLYGGIMLAQEFIDN; this is encoded by the coding sequence GTGCAGAATAAATATTTGATCACAGTTGATCTTGGGGGCACAAAAATATTATCTGCTTTAATTAATAGTAAAAATGAAATTGTTGATAGATACAAAGAACCAACGAAAATTACAGGTGAAATTGATCCGATTATTGAAGGAATTGCAGACACGGTAAAATATCTATTAAAAAATAATTCACTTGAAGAGAAAGATATAAAAGCTATTTGTCTTGGGGTCCCGGGTACGGTAAGTCCCATAACCGGGATAATAGGAAATGCACCCAATCTTGGAATAACAAACTTTAACATAAGAGAAGCGCTATCCAAATATTTCAACATCCCAATTTTAGTTGAAAATGATGTTAACCTTGCCGGGTTGGGAATTAAATTTGCTGAGTTAAAAGATGAAGTAAAAAACATGCTTGTAGTTTTTGTTGGAACTGGAATTGGCGCGGCTTTATTTGTAGATGGCAGTTTATACCGAGGATCATCTTTTTATGCGGGCGAGATCGGTCATATAAAAGTTGATTCGAAAGGTAAGGTAAATACAACAAAAGGTTCAACTTTCGAAAACATTGCTAGTAGAACAGCGGTTGTTGATTCAATTGTGAAGGATATTAAAAAAGGTAAGAAGAGCGAACTTAGTGATTTGGTTAAATCCGGTAAAAGAATTAAGAGCAAATCCATAAAAGCTGCTGTTGCATCTGATGATAAAGTGGTGGTCAAACATTTAACAAGATCGGCTAAAGTGATTGGTAATGTTCTAGGAAGCATTACAACTTTATTGAATTTGGATACTATAATATTAGGCGGCGGTGTTATTGAAGCGATGAGTGATTTTATGATGCCGAAAATTGGCAAGGCTTTTCAAAAATCTGTCTTAGCGGAACCGGGGAAAATTGTTACGCTAGATTATACTAAGCTTGGTGACGATGCGCCTTTATATGGCGGAATAATGTTAGCTCAAGAGTTTATCGACAATTGA
- a CDS encoding ABC-F family ATP-binding cassette domain-containing protein codes for MIDLIDISVQFTGEYLFEKLNLRINSGDKFALVGSNGTGKSTLLKIINKTEQPESGLIQTQKGLKIGYLPQDFLHFKGSKLFDEVKKTFRNANELDDAEARINAQLKSITDEIEKEKLIHQLGDIHHQKEESGYYEIDSKIGKVLSGLGFSERDFYRYTDEFSGGWQMRIELAKILLADNHILLLDEPTNHLDIDSLQWVIDFLKNFKGTLILISHDQHFVNSVTTKTIEIFNKKVNTFNGNYEKYLKFKKERDEQLVNQLKNREREVKQLNRFIERFRYKASKARQVQSRVKMLERLEEIDAPESENKIEIHFPEAERSGAVPVDIKNVSKTYNVQPVFENVDLQIHRGDKIAFVGPNGAGKTTLAKIISGNLSQTKGEVLIGHNTSVSYYAQEVTEQLNPENDLIDTLSEVSDDLTPGRIRTILGSFLFSDDDVFKKVKVLSGGEKSRLALAKILIQKANLIILDEPTNHLDYESKRVLQNALIKFNGTLIIVSHDVDFLRPIVNKVIEIKNSRIKHYPGSIDYYLQKKNDEITQSDNSSKQKNIKKEEKRRIAEIRQEKYKATLSLKDKLDTVEKEIEKLETEKLELENSLADPTIYNEAEKIKKHKQRYIEVQKSIEDTYNQWTEISSELESIERKFDSQLSINS; via the coding sequence ATGATAGATCTTATTGATATTTCTGTTCAATTTACCGGTGAGTATTTATTTGAAAAACTAAATCTCAGAATTAATTCCGGCGATAAATTTGCTCTTGTTGGTTCTAATGGAACCGGCAAATCAACACTATTAAAAATTATAAACAAAACAGAACAGCCTGAGTCCGGTTTAATCCAAACACAAAAAGGATTGAAGATCGGTTACTTACCACAAGATTTTCTTCACTTCAAAGGGAGTAAATTGTTCGATGAAGTTAAGAAGACTTTCCGCAATGCAAACGAACTTGATGATGCAGAAGCAAGGATAAATGCTCAATTAAAATCAATTACGGATGAAATTGAAAAAGAAAAATTAATTCATCAACTTGGAGACATTCATCATCAAAAAGAAGAATCCGGTTATTATGAGATAGATTCTAAGATAGGCAAAGTATTAAGTGGTCTCGGATTTAGCGAAAGGGATTTTTATCGATACACAGATGAATTTTCCGGCGGTTGGCAAATGAGAATTGAACTTGCGAAAATTCTACTCGCAGATAATCATATTCTTTTGCTTGATGAACCGACTAACCATCTAGATATTGATTCACTCCAATGGGTGATTGACTTTCTAAAGAATTTTAAAGGTACTCTAATTTTAATCTCCCATGATCAACATTTTGTAAATAGCGTTACGACAAAAACTATTGAGATATTCAATAAAAAAGTGAACACATTTAACGGCAATTATGAAAAGTATCTAAAATTTAAGAAAGAGCGTGACGAACAATTAGTTAATCAGCTTAAGAATAGAGAAAGAGAAGTAAAGCAGCTTAATAGATTTATTGAAAGATTTAGATATAAAGCCTCAAAAGCTCGCCAAGTTCAAAGTAGAGTAAAAATGCTCGAACGACTTGAAGAAATTGATGCACCCGAATCTGAAAATAAAATTGAAATTCATTTTCCTGAAGCAGAAAGAAGTGGAGCTGTTCCTGTTGATATCAAAAATGTTTCAAAGACATACAATGTTCAACCGGTTTTTGAAAATGTTGATCTGCAAATTCATCGCGGTGATAAAATCGCTTTTGTCGGTCCGAATGGTGCTGGGAAAACTACGTTAGCAAAAATTATATCCGGGAATTTATCTCAAACAAAAGGTGAAGTATTAATTGGTCATAATACTTCTGTCTCTTACTATGCACAAGAAGTTACGGAGCAATTAAATCCCGAGAATGATTTGATAGATACATTAAGTGAAGTTTCGGATGATTTAACTCCCGGAAGAATCAGAACAATTCTCGGTTCATTTCTTTTTTCGGATGATGACGTTTTCAAGAAAGTTAAAGTACTTTCCGGCGGAGAAAAAAGTCGATTAGCATTGGCAAAAATTTTAATTCAAAAAGCTAACTTAATAATTCTCGATGAGCCGACAAACCATCTTGATTATGAATCTAAGCGAGTTTTACAAAATGCGCTTATAAAATTTAACGGAACTTTGATAATTGTTTCCCACGATGTTGATTTTCTTCGACCGATAGTTAATAAAGTCATCGAGATAAAAAATTCACGAATAAAACATTATCCCGGATCAATTGACTATTATCTTCAGAAGAAAAATGATGAAATTACCCAAAGTGATAATTCATCAAAACAAAAAAACATTAAGAAAGAAGAGAAAAGAAGGATAGCCGAAATTCGCCAGGAGAAGTATAAAGCTACACTTTCACTAAAAGATAAATTGGATACTGTTGAAAAAGAGATTGAAAAGCTGGAAACAGAAAAATTAGAGTTAGAAAACTCCTTAGCCGATCCAACAATTTACAATGAAGCCGAAAAAATAAAGAAGCATAAACAAAGGTACATTGAAGTACAAAAATCTATAGAAGATACTTACAATCAATGGACTGAAATCTCATCCGAGTTAGAATCAATTGAGCGTAAATTCGATTCTCAATTGTCGATAAACTCTTGA